The nucleotide sequence CAAATTCTTTTCATCAAGTAGCTGAAGATAATGCAAATACCAAGGCAGTATATTTACCCGAAGGAAGTGCACCTGTTTACTACCGAGCAAAAGATGGAGAGACATTAAGGTCAGTAGCTTTTAGTTATCAAGTATTGGTAGACAGCCTGTCTGTATGGAACGGAATCATGCCGGATGACTTGTTAACTGAAGGACAACAAATAGTTGTCAGCTTAAATGGTAACGTAAATCAGTTTGATAAAGCTGCAATCGAAGTTCAGTCTAAATCTTACGCTGACCTGACAAAGGAAGAAGCTAAAACATATGATATTCCGATGCAGAAAGTTGAAAGAGGTAATGGACAAATTGTCGACCTACCTAGTAATACAAGTAAACTGATGGCATTACACCGTAAAGAAACTGTTGGTGCATATATCAAAGTAATTAATCCTAACAATGATAGAGTTGCAGTAGTGAGAGTCGTTGCTCCTCTACCAGAAAATGCCATTGAAGAAGGAATTATCATTAGAGTATCTGAACAAGTTGCTAAGAAAATTGGTGTGGTAAACCCCGATTTTAAAGTGAGAGTTGAGTACAATCAATAGTACAAAATCATGAGGATAGCTATTTTATCCACTTTTTATCCATTAAGAGGAGGAATTGCTCAATATGGAGGTGCTTTATATAATGCATTAGAAGCCGAAGGTCATCAAGTAAAAGCATTTACTTTTTCTCGTCAGTATCCAGACTTTTTGTTTCCTGGTAAATCGCAATATGTTACTGAAAGTGATTCTACCGATGTTATTGAATCAGAAGAGCTTTTGGATTCTATCAATCCCCTCTCCTATATAAGTACCGCTAATGCCATCAAGAAATTCGCTCCGGATGTATTGATTACACAATTCTGGATGTCGTTTTTTGGCCCTTCTTGTGGAACTGTGGCGAAGTTAGTGGGGCAACAGTGTAAGGTGATTAGCATTTTGCATAATGTCATCGCTCATGAAGGAAGATTTTTTGATAAACCTTTCACAAAATATTTTTTAAATCAGCATCATGGCTTTGTTACCATGAGTAGTGCTGTTGAAAAAGACCTCAGAAAATATACCACTACATTACCATCTTTAGAAAGACCACATCCATTATACGATCATTTTGGAGAGATTGAAGATAAAGTTGCTACAAGAAAAAAATTAGGCATTGCAACAAATAAAAAGACTCTTCTTTTCTTCGGTTTTATCAGAGAATATAAAGGGCTAGACTTATTGATAAAAGCATTTGATTTACTTGATGATAGTTATCAATTGGTCATAGCAGGAGAAGTTTATGGTTCCTTTGATGAGTATCAAGCACTAATAGATGAGAACCAAAATAAAGAGAATATTTTCATCTTCAATCAATATATTGCTGATCAAGAAGTAGGGCAATATTTCTCTGTCGCAGATGTATGTGTATTACCATACAGATCTGCTACACAAAGTGGAGTAACAGCAGTGGCCTTACACTACGAAGTACCACTGATTGCTACAGACGTTGGGGGGTTAAAAGAATTAGTAGTATCAGGTCAAACAGGAGAGATAGTTAGTAAGGCAGATGTAGATTTATTACATCAAACCTTGCTTCATTTTTTTAATAATGATCTAAATGTTTATCATGAACATATTAGAGCATTAAAAAAAGATATGTCTTGGAGCAGCTTTGCTAAATACCTTACCGAATTTATCAATTCTATCAATTAATTGGCAGGCACTAAAAATTGCTCATATACTTTATTGATAATATCATCTACCCATAATTTGTATAGATTTCCTGAAGGATGTAATCCATCGGAAGCTACTAAACTAGGATTGTTTTGTACTTGTCTTGTGTAGGATGTGATATTATGAAAAACCACTTGATTACGATTTGTAATACTTTGTTTTAAGTTGTTGTATTGATTTATTTCTTGAGATATACTTTGAGAAGGAACACTATACGTATAACCATAATCTGGAATACTAAGAACAATGACTTTGCTTGGATCATTACCTGCATATTGAATAGCTAAATTGAGTAATTCTTCATATTCTTCTTCAAATACCTCGATATCTATGCGTTGATATTGATTATTCACCCCAATTAAAAGCGTAACGATATCATACTTTGGCAAAAGGTTCTCATCAGCGATAGCATTCAATAAGTTTCTTGTGGTCCAACCGGTTCTTGCAACGTATTGTATATCGTTTAACTTATAATTTCTCTCTTCTAATTCTACTTTGAGTTGCTCATTCCACCGGTCTTCTTTTAGAACACTTGCACCTATTGTATAAGAATCACCCAAAGCCAACATTGATAAAGATTTTTGCGGCACTATATAACTAGAAGTATTGGGCGAATTTGATGATGCATTAGTTACAGGGACAATATTTTCATTGTCATTACAAGCACAAAACAATACAATCATCAGTAAAACAATACTTGCTTTCATAGTGGTAATTTTTATTAATAACTGTTTTCAGTTGCCAAATGTTTGTCATATTTACTTAAAAATATGTCTATTAAGTAGAATAGCGTTTAGCTTTGCTTTTGATCATCTCAAAAACATCATGAAAAAATACTTACTTACACTACTAATTGCCTGTATATCATTATCAATAATTGGACAAGAGAAGAACATTCTGGTAATGCCTAATGTTGAAAAAGGGGCTTCCATTTGTTCGTCTTTTCAGATTTATGATAATAAAGTTGCTGTAAATGCCATTGAAGAAGTATATAAAGAAAATAAATACCTTGTGATCAACTCATCCAAGATCATTCATGATTTATCGATCTCAGGAGGTTGTTATCAAGGCAATGATCATGTGAGGACTAAACTTCTAGAACAGAATGAATTAATCTACTTCACAGTAGTACAGGTAGATTACAAAAATGATTATAATGGCAGTTATGTAGAAGTAACTACTGATGTAATTGATGCCAAAGTCAAGAAAAAACTAGCTACAATAAAATCAAAATCCACTCCTCAGTTTACTTCTGATAAAAAAGAACAAATCAAATCTGCTTTTAGAAAAGTAATTCAACCTTTAATGTTGGAAGCATTACGAGCACAGCGTTCAAAAACTTACATAGCACCAACGTCATCTTTAACATTACCAATCAGAACTCCTCCCAAAAAAGAAAAAAAGGAAGAACAACCAAAAGTTGAAACTCCTGTAGAAAATACTTCTCCAGTTATTGGAGCTACAATTACTCCTTCTGATGTTGACATTAACATACCAAAAGGAGGAACTAATGAAAATGCTGTTGCTGTAATTATTGGAAATAAGAATTATAGAAACTCAGATGTTCCTGCTGTAAAATACGCAATACATGATGCTGAAATCATGAAACAATACCTTACCCAACTTTATGGATACAGAGAAGGAAACATTATTTATATTGAAGATGCAACACAAGCTGACTTCAATGCTATTTTTGGTATAAAAGGTAATCCTAAAGGAAAGTTATACAATTATGTAAAACCAGAAGAGTCTGATGTATTTATCTATTACAGTGGACATGGTGCTCCCAACCCTGAATCTCAAGAAGGTTATTTTGTTCCTGTAGACACCGATCCATCATTGATTCAATTTAATGGCTATGCTGTTAATACCCTATATGAAAATCTTGCAGCTGTACCCTACAGAAATTTAACTGTAGTTATTGACGCTTGCTTTAGTGGCTCATCTGATGGGGGCATGTTATTGAAAAGTATTTCTCCTGTATTTATAAAAACTGAAAATAAGATTCTACAAGATGAAAATGCTTTTATTTTCTCAGCATCAGCTTCTGAACAAGTTGCTTCTTGGTACGAGGATAAAAGTCATGGTCTATTTACTTACTTCTATCTTAAAGGGCTACAAGGAGCTGCAGACAAGGATCAAGATGGAAGAGTTACCGTAGAAGAAATGTCAACATATCTCAATGATAATGTGACATATATGGCTAGAAGTCTGAATAATAGAGCACAAAATCCACAAATCAATGGTACTCCATCTAGGTATGTAAAATAAAGTTTATTTTGTTGATTAATTGTATCATTCTAAGATAGACTTAAATATTAAGTGTAAAAAAGAGTACCCTAAATTGTGTTTTATACCAAATGATTTCTATTTTTGCGATAATCTAAATCTTTATATGCAAAAAGAGACAAACATATCATTTAAGTTATTCCCGTTTTTTATGGCGGTGTTGATGCTCTTCGTTATTGGCGTTGAGACAACATATGCTATGAATATGGATGCGACTCAAGTGATTGAAAACGCCTCTGACCAAGAAGAACAAGATCAGCAAAGATCTATGGTTGATATCCTAAAGGATCAACATGATGCTTTGCCACATTCTTCTGAGAAAATGCATTGGTGTAATGTTTTTATTAAAACAGCCCCTAAGAAAGAAAACTTTAGATTTATCGTTCCTCCTGTTTGTAACGATCAGACTACAACAAACTATTATACATCTTCTATTTCGATTCAGGAAGAATGTATCTTTACCTATTACTCTGCTCCTAACGCCCCGTAAGGAGACAATTCATTCCAATTTGTAAACACAATTGCCAGAACTCTATTGTATTCATCAATAGTAGGTCTGTGTGTTCATATATTTTAATCATATCATTTTAACTATTTATATAGTATAATTTTTACTTAATCATGAGAAACAGAGGTTTTATCCTGTTTATAGCGGTAGTAGTTACCCTATTCAGTTTATTCGACCTATCTTTTTCTTTTGTATCTCGCTCTGTTCAAGATAAGGCAAACGAGTATGCAATGGATGCTGAAGGTCATGTAGATTATTTCAAAAAGCAAGCTTACATCGATTCTGTTTGGAAGCTTCCAGTTTACGACTTAGGTCTTAAGCAATACACTTACGAAGAAGTAAAGAACAAAGAATTAGCTCTTGGTCTTGACCTTCAAGGTGGTATGTCAGTAACATTAGAAGTATCTCCAGTAGAAGTAATTCTTGCAATGGCAGGTCCTAATGTTGACGCTAAATTTGAAGAAGCAATCAAAATTGCTAAAACAACAACTGCAGAAAACAGAGAATCATTCACAGCAAACTTCTTTGATGCTTTAGAAGAAGTTTCTCCAAATGTTCCTTTCGCTACATACTTCGCTTCATCTGCGAATAAAGATCGTATTTCATTCAACTCACCAAACCAAGCTGTTCAAGACTTAGTAGAGTCTGAAGTTGACGGTGCAGTAGAAAGAGCTTTCGAAATTATCCGTACTCGTATTGACAAGTTTGGTGTTACACAACCAAACATCCAACGTTTACAAGGTACTAACCGTATTTCTATCGAATTACCAGGTGTTGACAACCCACAACGTGTACGTAACTTAGTACAAGGTGTTGCAAAATTAGAGTTCTTAGAAGTATGGACTATGCAAGAGGCTCAGCCTTACATCTTCCAATTAAACCAAGAGTGGGTTAAGAAAGAAGAAGCACGTAAGAAATTAGCGGGTGATGCTCCTACAGTTGAAAAAGCTCAAGAGAAAAAATCTAACGATTCATTATTCGAAGGTGATTCTACAGATGTTGCTTCTGCGGATTCTGCTCAAGTGGACGAGACTACAATTTCTCCAATCGTTAAAGGTTTCTCTCCTTACGGTTTAATGTTCGCTGATACTGATACAGCTGCAGTAAACAAAATGTTACGTGATACTGAAGTAATGTCAGTTGTTCCTTCAGACATGAAATTCTTATGGGGTCACAAGCCAAGAACTGTTCAAGACGGTGTTGAGGTTTATGAATTATATATTGTAAAGAAAGATCGTGAAGCAAAAATCTCTGGTGATGTAATCACAGACGCTATCCAATCTTTCGATCAAAGAGCTCAACCTGCAGTTTCTATGTCAATGAACGTAGAAGGTGCTAAGAAGTGGAAGAAAATGACTGGCCAAAACTTAGGTCGTCAAATTGCAATCGCATTAGATAATGAAGTATATACTGCTCCTGTAGTAAACTCTGAAATTGACGGTGGTCGTTCTGAAATTACTGGTAACTTCGAAATTGCTGAGGCAAAAGACTTAGCTAACGTATTAAAAGCAGGTAAACTTCCTGCTCCTACTCGTATCATCGAGGAAGTAGTAGTTGGTCCTTCACTAGGTAAAGTTGCTCAAAGCCAAGGTATGACTTCAATCTTGATTGGTCTTGGTTTAGTAATCGCATTTATGGTAGTATACTATGCGAAAGGTGGTGCTATTGCTGACGTTGCATTGGCTGCTAACATCTTCTTTATCTTCGGTATCTTAGCTGAGCTTGGTGCAGCTTTAACTTTACCAGGTATTGCAGGTATCGTTCTTACAATTGGTATGTCGATTGACGCCAATGTACTAATCTTCGAACGTATTCGTGAAGAGCAAAGAAGCGGTAAGTCTCTATTAGAGGCAATCAATAATGGTTACGACAGAGCATTCTGGACAATCTTTGATGCTAACTTAACGACATTATTAACAGGTGCATTCTTATATGTATTTGGTATGGGTCCTATCAAAGGTTTCGCAGTAACATTAATGATTGGTATCGTTTGTTCATTCTTCTCAGCTGTATTTATTTCTCGTTTGATTGTTTCATCAATCACAAAGAAGAAAGGCGAAAATGCTGGTTTGAACTTCGAAACTGCTTTATCTAAAAACCTTGCAGGTCAATTAAACTTTGACTTCATGGGTAAGCGTAAAATGGCTTATATCTTCTCTGCAATTGTTATTGTTGCAGGTCTAGGTGCACTAACAGTAAACGGTCTTAACTTAGGTGTAGACTTCACTGGTGGTCGTACATATATCGTAAACTTCGATCAAGAAGTAGTTCCTTCTAAATTACAAGGAGCATTAGTAAAAGAAGTAGAAGGTAAATCTGTAGAAGTTAAAACTTACGGTAACGTAAATACTTTAAAGGTTACTACTGCTTACTTAATTTCTGATGAAACAACTGAAGCAGACGCTAAAGTACAAGCTGCAATTGTAAAAGGTATCGAAGGTTTCACTAACCTTAAATACTCTAAGCAGCAAAATGCTACTGCATCTACATTCACAATTCCTTCAACTTCTAAGGTAGGTGCTGCTATTGCAGACGATATCACAGATGGTGCAGAAGAAGCAGTATTATTCTCATTAACTGGTATCTTCTTATACATCTGGTTACGTTTCCGTAAGTGGAACTTCGGTGCAGGTGCAATCATCGCCTTATTCCACGATACATTAGTTGTATTTGGTGCGTTCGGTATTGCTAACTTATTAGGTGCTGGTTTCGAATTAGACCAAGTATTTATTGCTGCCATCCTTACTGTAATTGGTTATTCAATTAACGATACCGTGGTAGTATTTGACCGTGTTCGTGAAGAAACTGATGGTGCTGCAGAAGGTTCTAGCATGGTTAGCGTGATGAACAAAGCGATTAATGGTACATTAAACCGTACGATCATTACTTCATTAACTACTTTATTAGTAATCGCTGTATTATTAATCTTCGGTGGTGAAGCATTAAGAGGATTCTCATTCTCATTATTGATCGGTATCATGGTAGGTACTTATTCTTCGATCTTCATTGCTGCTCCAGTAGTATTTGATACTTCTAAAAGCAAAATCGAAAAGAAAGAAACAGCTACTGCATAGTTTAGACTAGTTTAGCTGAAAATATAAAAGGCCATTCTGCTTAGCGGAATGGCCTTTCTTTTTTTATTAATTACTACTTAATCTAAAACAAAACCAACAAAGAAACTAATTAGTAACATAATTACTAATTTACTAATCTTTGGATTTTTTATACCAAAAAGTTGAGATAAAAACCTAGACTTTTGTGTCATCAATCATCAAAACAATACACACAAATAATTATCTCAATAAAAAAATGAAAAATCTATTCATCACAATTATTGTCTTTTTAGGCATTTTCAATCAATCATTTGCACAAAATAATTATCCGGCTAGAACAGAAGCAGATATCGATTCATTAGACTATTTATTTCCTGCTATGGGATCGAAAATTAAGAAGATGGGACACTCTGTACCGATGCCTACAGGTTTAATGTTTAATTATGTATACCAACAATCAAATATTAGATTAGAAGACTTTAAAATGGGTACAGACCCTAATAATTTACACAATATGGATTTCGTTGGGTTCTCCCCTGCCCATTCAGAAACTATGGCCTATAATGTAAGGCTTGATTTATGGTTATTACCTTTTTTAAATGTCTATGGTAATTATGCTTATTCTACTTCAGAAGGATCTGTACAAATTACTGACCCGTTAAATTTCCCCGTAAATACAACACCTGAAACACAATCTTATGGCTTTGGTTTTACTACTGCTTATGGCTGGAATGATTGGTTTATGGCTGCGAACTTTAACTTTACATGGTCTGATAACCAAGCGTTAGAAACCATGACTAAGTCTCAGATTATTTCAGTTCGTTTTGGCCGCAACTTTAAAGTAGGGAAAAATGGACATATCGCTCCATCTGTGGGTGTACAATATCAACATATGTCTCCTTATTCATTGGGATCCATCAAAACTTCAAAAATTAAAGATTTCCTTAACAATGATGTTGTACAAGGTGCCAAACAAAATCTTAGAAATAAATACGACGAATGGTATGATGGTTTAAGTCGTCCAGAGAAGAAAATCGTATCTGAAGCTATTGATGCAGTTCAGAATAAAGTCGGAGAACACCAGATGCCGGAAAAGCTTTATTATTCATTCAATAAATACAAGATGAGCAATTTTGCCGCTATCGTTGGTGTATCATATTTCTATAAAAACAGACATATGTTTAGAGCAGAAACGGCTGTGGGTTATGGTTACGTTAATGCAGTATTTTCTTATAACTACAGATTTGGCTTGTACAAAAGAAGAGAAAAAAGATTAAGTAATCATTTAAAAAATATATTCTAAAATAGATGAATGACTACGCTATTTATTTTACCTTAATCGGAATACTAAGTTATCGATCAAGTTCATTGATTAAGAAATTCAAAAAGTTACAACATATACAGTCCAAAAGAAGATAAATGAAATATAGAACAAGTAACAATTCATATCCAATTGCGATTGTTACTTGTTTTATCACTGGATCATATTAATGTTAAAGCACAATTTGATAGAGATCAGTTATTTTAACTTAGGATCACTTACTACTCATTAAGTATACTATAGCTATACAATAATAAGAATCTGCTTTGATCAGGTATGTCTTATTTCGTTAGTGAAAATATCAAGTAGTTTAAATAATGGGTTTCCGGGACATAATATAGACGAATTTACCAATCATAAATCTTTTTCTACCAAAGAAAAAAACATGAAAACCGGACCTTTGTAACAGAGATTAAAACTTCAAATTATCACAATATTATTATGCTGCCATATGAAATTCCGTTTGGAGACTTATATGTTCCTAGACTATTAGTCTCTTTTATTCTAGGGTTAGTTTGTACACAGATACTCACCTACTTTATGAATAAATATAGAATCAGTAAATACTTCTATTATGCACCTCTAGTCTATATGTGTTTGGTCGTAACATTTACTGTATTACTAGATAGTTTATTAGGACTCTCTTAAATATTAATACTATTTCATCAATCAACGAATATCGAAAATGAAAAAGCATCAAATTCTTCTTACTGCTGCCGTTGTAGCTATAGCAATTGCAGCAGTAGCCACAAAATATTATGATTATATCGTACATCCATGGACTAGAAACGGTCAGGTGATGGCGAATATCATTCAAATAACGCCAAGGGTTTCAGGACCTATTGTAACGTTACATGTAAAAGACAATCAGTTTGTAAAAGCTGGAGATCTATTATTTGAGATAGATCCTAGAACTTTTCAAGCTGCATTAGATGAAGCTTCTGCACAATTGCAAAGTACTGGAGATAATGTCCACTCTTTAGAAGAACAAATAAGAGTCGCTAAAGCAGATGTTGATGTTGCCAAAGCAAGTGTAGATGTAGCAAAAAGTAATATTCTAGAAGTTGAAGCACAGATTCCATCCATGAAAGCTGAGTTTGATCGTCAGACGAAAGGTATAAAAAATGGTTCTACTTCTAAACATGACTTCGATGCTGCAAAAAGTAATTACGATGTGATTCTTGAGCAGTATAAAGCTGTCAAGGTATCATTAGAACAGTCAAAAGCCAATTTGGCTAAATCGAAAGCTGCCTTATCTGAATCTATCGCAAACTTAGGCAAGCATGGGAGTAAAAACGCTCAATTTCAAGCTGGGTTAGCCAATTTACATCAAGCTGAGTTAAACTTAGAATTCACGAAAGTGGTTGCCCCTGTGGATGGATATGTTACCAACTTAAACTTACGCCTCGGAAGTAACACTGTAGCAAATCAACCGGCTTTAGCTTTGGTAGATGTCAACTCTTATTGGGTATATGGTTTCTTTAAGGAAACAGACATAAAAGATATAGATGATAACGATAGAGCTGTCGTTACTCTGATGTCGAATGGTGAATCTCCTATTGAAGGCTATGTTGAAAGTATAGGTTGGGGTATTTCTCAATCAGATGGTAGTACAGGTAATGATCTTTTACCTAGTATCAGCCCTACTTTCGATTGGATTCGACTTGCGCAAAGAATTCCTGTTCGTGTTAAATTAGTCAATGTTCCAAAGCATGTAAAATTAAGAGTAGGATCAACAGCATCAGTATTAGTTAATACAGAACAAAAGTATCAAGCTGGAAACACATCAGACTTAGTAGCTTCTCCTTCACCCTTAAGATAATCGTCTACTATCATGAAAAATTTAATATACTTTTGGGTAATAGCCTTATTATTACCCCTGACCAATTATGCCCAATCCGCCCATACGTTGGACTCAATTCCTGAAAATTGGGGTAGGGATACAACATCTATTGAAGAAGTTCAACAGGTAGCAAATTGGTGGAAAATCTTTAATGATCCGGTATTAAATGCATTGGTTGAAAAAACTGTTCAGAATAACTTAAATATTAAAATAGCCATTCAGAAAATTGAACAAGGCAGGTTGTTATATAAACAATCTCAGTCAGGCTATTACCCTTCTTTTGCTTTTAATATTTCAGCTAATACACAAAATACTCAACTTCAGGAAAACGATAAGTCTTATGCCGAATTATATAACGCAGGCATAAGCATGAACTGGGAAATTGATGTATTCGGTAGAGTAAGAAAAGGGGTAAAAGTTGCCAAATACTCTTATGAACAAGCACAAGAAGATAAAAATGCCGTTATGGTAAGTTTACTAAGTGAAGTGTCATCGGCTTATATCAGGTTAAGGATGTATCAAAACCAGATTATTGTTGCTGAATCTAATATTACATCACAGCAGCAAGCATTGGATTTGGCAAGAGATCGATATCAAAATGGTATGACATCAGCCTTAGATGTCTATCAATCTGAATCGATTATCTATAACACTAAAGCCTCTATCAATACATTAAGGGCACAAGTAATTAATGAAGTCAACCTGATTCAAGTTTATATTGGTGAATACCCTCAGAACTTAAAAATGGCTCTTTTACAGTCTGCTGAGTTACCAAATATTCCTGAAAGATTACAAACGTTATTACCTGTTGATGTTGTTAGGCAAAGACCCGATATACGATCTGCAGAAAAAGCCATGATGGGAATGGTAGCTCAAGAAGAACTTGCAAAAGCTGAAATGTTACCAAGCTTAGCTATTACAGGTAATATTGGTTTTAGTTCCGTTTCTGCTGATACTTGGTTTAACAATGAATCCATGTCATATTATGTGGGGCCTACCTTAAGTTGGGATATTTTCCAAGGTATGTACAAACAACGATCAAAGCAGATAGCGAAGGTACAATTTCAAGAAGCTCAGTTGAATTATCAGAATACTATACTTACAGCAATGAAAGAAGTTGAAAATAGTTTAACAAACATCAAAGAATATAAAGAGGCTTTTGGTTGGGTAGAAAAAACGGTAGATGCTTCTAACAATGCCTTTACTATTTCGATGGATCAATATCGACAAGGTATGATTGATTATCAGCCAGTATTAAACTCTCAGCAATCCTTATTGAGTGCACAAAATGAAATGGTACAAACAAAAGGAAATTTACTTGGTCAGATTATATCACTTTACCAATCACTAGGTGGTAATTGGGTAGAATAGACCTGTTTATCAGTTTTTATTTGAGTTAAAGTCGATCTTAACAGGTCGGCTTTTTGAGTAGCAAAAATTTCATCATAGAATATTTATTTACCAATATTTGAAACGAATCTACCATCCAATAACTTGATTATCAGATATCTTTACAGAAGATCAATTATTCATCTATTAACCTATCAACATGTCAAAAGAAAATATAAGAGAATCATTAAAAGCGGCTCTAGCTTTGGTGATTGCTTATGGAATATCTTTATCACAAAACTGGTATGACCCTGCCTGGGCTGGCTTTGCCGTGGCCATGGTGGCTATGCCAATGTTTAAGATAGAGGATTCCATAAAGAAAGCATTATTAAGATTTCTAGGAACAATTCCTGGAAGTATCGGTGGATTGATTGTGATTAGTTTGGCACCACAAAACCGATTTTTATTTATGGCCATTGTATGTATATGGATTGGCCTGTCTACCTACATGATGATCGCTGATAAAAAGCATAGCTACTTTTGGAATGTCGTTGGCTTTACCATGCTCATTATCTCTACTACGGTAACTGATTCGGAAAGTACAATGTACCAACATGCTTTGTATAGAATTATGGAAAACATTACTGGTATTATTGTATATACTGTAGTATCCTTATTGGTAGCTCCGAACTTTAAGAAAAGTAGTGCCTCGAACAGTCTAAAAAAAGTCCTTAAAGAAGTAAGTTCAATTTTTGACTATCTCAATACTCCTTTAAGTCATTCTAGTATTAGTGAAGAGTTTTATACTAAGATTAAGTCTTTAGAATCGACGATTATAGTACTTGAAGATGAAATTACTGGGGGCTTATTTGATAACAAAATACGTTCTTCCAACAAGAAAAAGTGGAACCAAATTTTAAAAGAGGTCAAACAAATTACAGAAACTATAACAAGTATTTCGGTCATCAAGAAGGATATATACCATATCAATCAAAAGACTGAAGTAGTTAATTTTGACCCTATTTTCAAACAAGTGAAAGATAGTATTAGAAACTTGGAAGATATAATTGATGGAGAAACTGTTGAGGTAAAACCATTAGGTCAATTTGCTACTCCTAATTTTAATAAATCACTCAGTCATTTGGGGAAAGTATACCAACAAGGACTAGTTAATGAATACAATAACCTTCATCGTATAATATCAAACCTACAAGATTCGATCACATTTATTTTTATTGAAAAAGAGAAAGAAGATAAAATTAGTATCAAGGAATATATTAGTGAATACTTTCAATCTATTTCCATCAATAGA is from Flammeovirga agarivorans and encodes:
- a CDS encoding autotransporter domain-containing protein; this encodes MKNLFITIIVFLGIFNQSFAQNNYPARTEADIDSLDYLFPAMGSKIKKMGHSVPMPTGLMFNYVYQQSNIRLEDFKMGTDPNNLHNMDFVGFSPAHSETMAYNVRLDLWLLPFLNVYGNYAYSTSEGSVQITDPLNFPVNTTPETQSYGFGFTTAYGWNDWFMAANFNFTWSDNQALETMTKSQIISVRFGRNFKVGKNGHIAPSVGVQYQHMSPYSLGSIKTSKIKDFLNNDVVQGAKQNLRNKYDEWYDGLSRPEKKIVSEAIDAVQNKVGEHQMPEKLYYSFNKYKMSNFAAIVGVSYFYKNRHMFRAETAVGYGYVNAVFSYNYRFGLYKRREKRLSNHLKNIF
- a CDS encoding DUF1656 domain-containing protein, with protein sequence MLPYEIPFGDLYVPRLLVSFILGLVCTQILTYFMNKYRISKYFYYAPLVYMCLVVTFTVLLDSLLGLS
- a CDS encoding HlyD family secretion protein translates to MKKHQILLTAAVVAIAIAAVATKYYDYIVHPWTRNGQVMANIIQITPRVSGPIVTLHVKDNQFVKAGDLLFEIDPRTFQAALDEASAQLQSTGDNVHSLEEQIRVAKADVDVAKASVDVAKSNILEVEAQIPSMKAEFDRQTKGIKNGSTSKHDFDAAKSNYDVILEQYKAVKVSLEQSKANLAKSKAALSESIANLGKHGSKNAQFQAGLANLHQAELNLEFTKVVAPVDGYVTNLNLRLGSNTVANQPALALVDVNSYWVYGFFKETDIKDIDDNDRAVVTLMSNGESPIEGYVESIGWGISQSDGSTGNDLLPSISPTFDWIRLAQRIPVRVKLVNVPKHVKLRVGSTASVLVNTEQKYQAGNTSDLVASPSPLR
- a CDS encoding efflux transporter outer membrane subunit; amino-acid sequence: MKNLIYFWVIALLLPLTNYAQSAHTLDSIPENWGRDTTSIEEVQQVANWWKIFNDPVLNALVEKTVQNNLNIKIAIQKIEQGRLLYKQSQSGYYPSFAFNISANTQNTQLQENDKSYAELYNAGISMNWEIDVFGRVRKGVKVAKYSYEQAQEDKNAVMVSLLSEVSSAYIRLRMYQNQIIVAESNITSQQQALDLARDRYQNGMTSALDVYQSESIIYNTKASINTLRAQVINEVNLIQVYIGEYPQNLKMALLQSAELPNIPERLQTLLPVDVVRQRPDIRSAEKAMMGMVAQEELAKAEMLPSLAITGNIGFSSVSADTWFNNESMSYYVGPTLSWDIFQGMYKQRSKQIAKVQFQEAQLNYQNTILTAMKEVENSLTNIKEYKEAFGWVEKTVDASNNAFTISMDQYRQGMIDYQPVLNSQQSLLSAQNEMVQTKGNLLGQIISLYQSLGGNWVE
- a CDS encoding FUSC family protein codes for the protein MSKENIRESLKAALALVIAYGISLSQNWYDPAWAGFAVAMVAMPMFKIEDSIKKALLRFLGTIPGSIGGLIVISLAPQNRFLFMAIVCIWIGLSTYMMIADKKHSYFWNVVGFTMLIISTTVTDSESTMYQHALYRIMENITGIIVYTVVSLLVAPNFKKSSASNSLKKVLKEVSSIFDYLNTPLSHSSISEEFYTKIKSLESTIIVLEDEITGGLFDNKIRSSNKKKWNQILKEVKQITETITSISVIKKDIYHINQKTEVVNFDPIFKQVKDSIRNLEDIIDGETVEVKPLGQFATPNFNKSLSHLGKVYQQGLVNEYNNLHRIISNLQDSITFIFIEKEKEDKISIKEYISEYFQSISINRDYMKRTMYVVIVTGSSFLIWLLFNPPGHIQWYSSAGVNAMAIANTPQMKGKDLLWPYVWLCIGLTIVYTLILPEFNSFAGLAFILFIYMFLQHMYLRGFAYIAASLGLMMIGFSNGQQYNFYNFINSNLFDILYVFWVIVIGYFLSSTRAEKLFVQKINRFFKSANILLENSVNNTSFFNKNLLLTDIKTIPKSLDIIKDSIDYQYFNQVKKEELDQLIMMLFSVSKRLQYVIEKNENNKYCQKDLEDEVALLVEEISEQLKLLSKGNKGDTEDIFSTLMMSYKRITTSVNEEELNSLNVLSSYSIFYEALYGYIHINNSLKISTLKEERFS